Genomic DNA from Lycorma delicatula isolate Av1 chromosome 5, ASM4794821v1, whole genome shotgun sequence:
TATTTCACATTCTATTCAGTTGTGAATTACCCTGGTGAGTATTTTCTTAGATGATTGATAGTGCAGTAATTTTTATGCCTACTTGCattgtttggttttttaaattttttataaatttgtagtaTTTATCTCTCCAGTCTCATAACACTGTAACCTCCAAAGGATACAATATTTGATCGTTTATTATGACTGAATAAATACTCTGAATGAGACTATATAAACGATCAAATATTGTAGTCTCATTCAACGTATTTATTCAGTCATAATAGTCTTATTTGATCTGGATTCGTTTAAACAAGATAATAATTATGATGGTGCATCATGTATTCCTACTATGTATTTTTAAGTCCTTAAAAGCCCTGTCAAACTCAAATCTCAAAATAGATctctctttaataataataataagcaatttctctttctttttctaaaatctcATCTGATATTTTTACCCTCTCTCGTCCTACAGGTGGCTGTTCAACTATACCGCTAAACTtacttttacttcaatttatcctttatatttttctataaattacaactttataatttcagtaattatatttttctaattcgcTATATTTACATCAACCTGCCTTACATTTTCCACTTTCTGTTACTTGTATTTCTACTGTTTATACAGTTTGCCTTCATCCATCCTTTGTTCATAGTTTTTTACAAACTGTCATTTTTCTGCTGAAAGACTCCTCTCCTACCTTAACTgccctttttttaaatctaatcatTTGTTTCTGTTTGAATCTATTTCTAGTTTATTATAGTTTACTATTCTAGTTTATAGTCTATTTTATTTGGTCTGTATCATACCTCTTTCTTCTCATACTTTTCATAAACCTCAACCTAAATTTCATCTCAACTGAATTGTCAAAATCAAGTTCTGCtccttgatattttttatgatctATAATTTAGTTCTGAAATTTCAGCTTAACTGTTAtctaatctatctgatatcttccTGTATTTCTTGGTCTCAACCACAtcttcatgatttttaaaaagggTGTTTGGAATCATTAGCTTAAGTTTagagaaaaattctgattttccTGTTTCTCTGATTTAATCCATATTTTCCAGTTACTTTGTTATTTCCCTTTTTGCCCATTTCCTACTGTGTCACTTCAGTCTCCCAGTACTTctaaattttctattacttttgcATATTTGGTTAGATCTAGAATaagtttaatcaatattttacccCGGGGAATCATGAGGATGCTATCAAACTGATCTTTAAAATGGAAAACTTATGATACAAAGTATTTGCTTGCAAAATATAGCTGCAGTTTTCCATTGCTGTCAGCTGCAAAGTAATTATAATCTAAAAGGCTGCTGCCCTTTCACTAGTTAATTCAGAAGTCATTTTGCaggaattattacttttttttggtctCTCTACAGATACCTACCCACTGAGATAGCACTTAGAGTATGGTCAACTCTGAGTTTCCTCAGAGGGATATTTCTTTGCATATTCCAGGATATTGCTTTCTTTCTGTGTATGAGggatattttgcatttttgtagtTGACCAATACTCGCCTGTTACAGTATCCTTTATCAGCTTTTTGACATTttgtttgtctggcatttctcccatcaccaccccatttggttaccctaaagcataagaccaaatttctgtgccacaaacggctactgtgcctcaaaactgTTTCGCAcaaatatcctaattagctcctagagcttacctactGTGTGAGTGGAATAAgtgtggtgccctacaccacttgCTTGTGTGTCCCACTACTCACTTGTCATGTgctactaaaatgggtaggcacaccccatctacatactaaaatataacttgtcagtaaattaaaatttattccatcaaGGAtggcaatttgctgccacgcctagatcactgaatgccagcaagtacatgtccaccatattatagcgcttggaactatatttgaccgatggctagccatttctcgaggggagcttcctacagcaaggggtaggagtcttatatcccttaaactattgatgccagttgaacaaagcaacagcttcaaggaactcccacatggtccgatAGTGCAGCTCATGCCATGTTGACTTGCCACtcatgagtggccaattttccccttgacctgtaagttccaggggggcctgagttctggccccagcaagagctgggcagtcaaacTTCATGTATTCGTTCCACTGAACctcccgcagatgcacagctcatcagctgccaggcagaactgaaacaaatattggttcaaattcacgTGGCTGGAGAGCACTTgagctcccgttgcccttaaaacgaACTAGAGGTGTACCATCCCCCCAAggtctgtataaatctatacaaggacacCTACCCTTAGTCATGGCATTCCATTCTTGGTGCCATGATTCCATCGTGAGGCTATAAAGCCTCCTCCGTAGGCGGAAGATGgacaactgttcaaaatttagaaccaGTGCATTGCGATTACAGTTCCGCTTTGGTACAGCTTTGTggcatgtaaaatattttgtctcTTCTTAGACAATACGacataatacttaaaaaacatatcaccattgtagaaattataaattttacttctgcttgatcaaaaaatgaaatgtaatattttagtaatatatttgaaaaaaaccaCAAAGTTACTCACAAAAAGACTTTTACAAtactacatatattaaaaaattgaagctgAAGTACCCATTCATTGACATCACTATGTatgattaaaaaatctaatgtttttaacagatgtaaataataattttgtaatactagAAATATATAATGATGCAGATACCACatttataaattcagaaataaaaataaactaattaatatgcAATTATGGTTTATAATGAAAGTTGGGagtaatgtaataaagtaaaggaagtaactACAACAAATTTAGTTTGTAACTGCTTTGACAGTATTTTATGCATGAGTAGAGTGAAAACTGCaactttatattcatttattttagttgtttggCTGGTGATATATGCAGTTGTTGACTATGAAAGTACTTCCATAATATTAATCTCTATGTACTGTTCTTACTGTGTTCTCATGGTttctaaagatatttaaaataatgtggaCTCTTGGATTCTAATGGTTGAAAAAggattaattatatgtttaactcataatatagaattaaaatccCTTGTGTTGTTTTGAAAACAATATAGTTTAAATCACAATGTTTTCCCTACATGCCCATCTAATAATTTGATTTCTTGATTGTCTATTAATCCAACAGATCAGTAAATCAGTGAAACCATTCATGTCATAATCTGAAAGGTTCATTCATTTTTTGGGGATTAACTCAGGCTTGAATATAATGttggaaaaaaacattaattataaagaaaaagatttgtttcctttttttagaaTGTTCAAAATAGACCAGTTGTATGTACTTTATTGatgcatcatttaaaaaaaggcagttcattttattattgttactgaagTACAAGCTGTCCTAAAATATTCACATTATTGTTGTGAATTGGGTGATACTGCAACTTAATaagaatgaaacattttattagcATTGTTACACGTATAAACCTATTTACCCATTCCTAGTATTTTGTTACTATGAGTTATTGTTTTTGTTGACAGATTACACCTGTATGctgtcaaaatatttaattgaactaaatttttagtaatttttacaaatttagagattgttttaatatttttattgctttttaggTCTCATGAATTGCCAGCTTTGAAGACACACGATAGTACAGATGAAACAGCTGATTCAATATCTGGAACTAATAATTCAGAACAAACTGGTGATGGTAATGATGATAATACATCATTAATACATGaaatatcaaatggaaatacATCATGCTATTGTTGCCCATTGTGCAGTTCTGGTAAAATGATTACTAAGagtggaatttataaaactagtaatttaaatccatcttgcaataataaaaatccaTCACAGCAAGATAATGAAGAACAAAATGACGATGGGGAAAATTCAGGTgaagaaatattttctgttgaAGATGTTACTGAGAGTAAAAATCTTTGGAACGGTCAAGAATTTGGATTGAAAATACCAGATCTAGACATGGACAGTTTGTATCCAGATTGTATAGTTGGTATGGATTTAGATCCGATTCAGGAGGAACCGTGggataatgaagtaaaagttaAAAGTGAAGAACCTTCTAGCAATAAAACTGATATATCATGCAGATTATGTGGCATGGATTTTACTAACATCGCTGCAGTTTTAGAACATTCCCATACACATGCAGATGCTGAATGCTTTCCTTGTAGTTTTTGTGATCGTTACTATCCAACCAGAGCAGATTTAGAGACTCATTTTCAAGAACATaagattatgaaaaagaaatttgtttctgCAAGTAGTGATACACCTCTACAATATTTTCAGTGTGAAACTTGTGGGGCTGCCTTCAAATCAGCATTTAAATTTCAAAGCCATAATTgtagtaataatgttaattcGTCCAATCGATGTTCTCATTGTAATAAATCCTTTAGATCTGAAGCTAGATTAAAATTCCATGAACGTTTTCATCAAGGTGCAAAACCTGGTTACTGTGATCTTTGTCAAAAAACATTCCCAGATGAggtaaaattatacaaacatacCGTGTATTTACATTCTCAAAGTAAAGGCCATTGTTGTGAGGAATGTGGGAAAGTGTTTAGATCTGTTAGTTCTTTACGTTATCATCAACGATCACATCAAGGTGAAGATGTTATGAAGCCGTATAGTTGTGAACAATGTGGTAAATGTTTTATACGAAAAAGTATGTTAAGAAATCATATGTTAgcaacacataaaaatttaagtCAAGAAGGTACTTGTTTCACgtgtaaaatttgtttagaagCTTTTCCATCGACAGATCATGCTGTATCTCATATGGATATACACCATATGTCTCAGTGTACCGGGGAGACAACATATAGTTTTGAAATGCACCATGTTTCGCgtttatatatatgtgaatattGTGAACGTTGTTTTACAGATCCGATGCAACTAAGTACTCATCGTGATCAGCATGCCCCGGATCTACCATATCAGTGTAAATTATGTAGTATGTCATTCACAAATTATTCACAGCTGGATGAGCATAAACCAATACATAATACAGATGATAATACAATTCAAGATTATGCTCAAGATTTTACTATACCAGCTGTATATATGTGTGAATATTGTGAACGTTGTTtcttaaactatattaaattatcagaacATTTAACAGTACACTACGGGGAAAATCCATACCAGTGTAGATTTTGTGATTTAAGattcaaaacattttctgaaGTTTCTGAACATAGAGTTACCCATGACCAGTATGTAGCTCCAATTGATGATTTTGATTATTATCGACCTTATGAATGTCATTATTGTCGTAAAGCTTTTGCAATTGAAGATGCTTTAGTTAAACATATTAGGATGCACACAGGAGAAAAACCGTTCATTTGTGATCAGTGTGGTAAAGGCTTTAGTCAAAGTTCTGGTTTGTATACCCATCAGAAAGTTCATTCAGATGAACGACCATATTCATGTACATTTTGCTCacgtacttttaaaattaaaggtgATAGGGATGTTCATGTTCGTAAACATTCTGGCGATCGTCCATACACATGTGATTATTGTGGAAAATCATTCATGACACAACATGTTTATAGTCAACATCGTAAAATACATACTGGTGAACGTCCATATAAATGTGATGTCTGTGGTATTGCATTTAGAAGATCTCATGTTCTCACTGTTCATAAACGTATTCATACAGGAGAGAAACCAAATATCTGTGATATTTGTGGAAAGCGTTATAGACAAAAAGGTGATATGTTAAAACATAGAAGAATACAACATGGTATTGTTAAAGTAAAAGTTCAAAAAGTTGAGTTCTAAATTTAGTTGTTATtagtatttgtttctttttttgttttagataatcCTTAagtattaaaactgttaaaataattccaaaatggTAATTGTAAgtagaagtattattattaaaaaggtaaaattaatttattatacagggTTCTGGTATCTAGACAATTTGCTATGTGCAATTAGCAAGGAGTTTGGAAATTATCTGCTGCTCCATTCTATTTACCAGAAAACTTTATGCAGCAGTATGTAATAAtcaacaaaatacattattagtaaacttcagttttaaattgtataaataaaggtcaggttaaatactttttactttgttTCAAGTCACATCAGCTGTTCATAACATTAGCATAACAGTTAAGCCTATTTGTTTTCTAGAATGCTTCCTCTTGATATTCAAATGTTGTGAAGCTATTATGATTTATAGATATTAGTTTTGCCCAAAGccttatcattaaattatgttagaATAGTTTACAAACatctattacaatttttgtttgttgagtTTTATAAGGATAGGTTGAAAAATAATGCTTGATTATCTTCAAAACAGGGAGTGTTACTTGAAATAAGGAGATAGAAATATAgtttagtttgttaattatagATTTGTATTATTGtcttttaatataatcataatttaatttgatacattTTCAAAGTGTCTTTTTTTGCACACcatgaaaattcaataaatcagTTTGATCCACGATTGGTCTGCATTCTTCACTTCATCATTCATTGTGAAATGAGTTCCTTCAATGTCCTTTTGAAAGAAGTAGGTGTAAATCATTGGACACTAGATTGAGATTGTAAAGTTAATgtgaaaagtgataaaaatttcagttattcaaGTACAGTTTGAAGGATTGATTACTTGCGTAGTATGGCCTAACTTTATTGTGCTGCAACACCATTGATTTCTTAAATTGATTgacttattttcataatttctttaggTCCAAATACACTCAGCAGAAATCCTAGTATTTTTCACTTCAGATAGTTATTTTAAactccaaaaaaattaacaaaagaatttttttgcttAAAGGTTACATGTTGAGTATTTTTTGTCTGAGGTGATGATGCTAGGTAATATTTTATGCTCTACTCTTTTTCAGGATTACTAGTGTACCTAGTTCTCATCATTAGTCACGATTCAGAAAAGGAATTTATCCCCTTCTTGATAACCATTCAAGAGCTGTTTGCGAAATCTTTTGCAAAACCACCAACATTCGCGTTATCCATCAAGCTTGAATCTCTTTGTAACTAGTAAGTTGATTAAGATAAAGCTGATGAGACCATCTTTTTTCTGATAatctgtattgtattttttaacgaTGAAGTCTTGAGATTAAATTTGAGGTTTTGATTCAATCACAAAAATTGTCCTTAAGCTTAGCTTTAGTTCAGCTTAGCTTTTTCCAATAATTTCTATTCTACTCgtttcatgttaaaaaatttaatcattaataattaactcTGCTTTGTCAACAGTCTCGTCATTGTAAACAATTTGTAAGCAACTTTGTATTTTAGTAAGAATAAtattaaccaatttaaaattcacttgatgcacatttttttaatttttgcaagtacTCAACTTTCAAAACGTAATAATTGAGAATAGTTacactaaacaaaaatttaccttTGCATATTTAGAATGGGGGCAAATTGCCCCTCCCCGTTACTTCATTTAGTTTAATTGTATGCATTACTTTTCAGCTCACCCTTGTATTTGatattgctgaatttttcaattttctaaaataagatttaatgaaaaataaaattattcacaagTTGATTTGTTTATGAAATCTTTATTGAGAATAACAATAGTaagacataaatttaattttttccttaagttcttttatttttcagctgTAAACAGCTGAGTCAAGAAAACAGCCATTCTTATTCATTGTTtatcaaatttgtgtttattttcccAAGAAGGCTAAGGCTTAAGTACTTATGATTTGTATATTCAATacacatgaaattattttattggtcATCTTTTCCTTCTATGGTAACTTGTTTTGTGtggaatgaatttattttattttcctcttgtttTTGGGCTTTATTTGTCAGCATCAATGCTTGTA
This window encodes:
- the LOC142325225 gene encoding uncharacterized protein LOC142325225 isoform X2, which produces MMTETMRLVLKNPSGETVTLTIDNEETFLELKGRVKQEVGIALDLQDLTIKGKTITDDQKVVDYFTSQDTTEESNVNEENNKINEDVKCAVPGCFNTKVNCPDKAFFSFPLEEVRCHQWALYCQRLSDQSGKHRVTLNVNSTICADHFRKDQFVKNTTTLLKRTAVPCIKPELPVSNESNNGRRKSLSTSLSSPSVSVKNDRIFDDNFFSGLTNVSAGILCRLCASTSSDMLLIYDEVGMKYSISEKINVCLPVTVRNTDPLPKQICRSCYDKLNIVNDMVEMCVKAENKLKELVKDKHFRSHELPALKTHDSTDETADSISGTNNSEQTGDGNDDNTSLIHEISNGNTSCYCCPLCSSGKMITKSGIYKTSNLNPSCNNKNPSQQDNEEQNDDGENSGEEIFSVEDVTESKNLWNGQEFGLKIPDLDMDSLYPDCIVGMDLDPIQEEPWDNEVKVKSEEPSSNKTDISCRLCGMDFTNIAAVLEHSHTHADAECFPCSFCDRYYPTRADLETHFQEHKIMKKKFVSASSDTPLQYFQCETCGAAFKSAFKFQSHNCSNNVNSSNRCSHCNKSFRSEARLKFHERFHQGAKPGYCDLCQKTFPDEVKLYKHTVYLHSQSKGHCCEECGKVFRSVSSLRYHQRSHQGEDVMKPYSCEQCGKCFIRKSMLRNHMLATHKNLSQEGTCFTCKICLEAFPSTDHAVSHMDIHHMSQCTGETTYSFEMHHVSRLYICEYCERCFTDPMQLSTHRDQHAPDLPYQCKLCSMSFTNYSQLDEHKPIHNTDDNTIQDYAQDFTIPAVYMCEYCERCFLNYIKLSEHLTVHYGENPYQCRFCDLRFKTFSEVSEHRVTHDQYVAPIDDFDYYRPYECHYCRKAFAIEDALVKHIRMHTGEKPFICDQCGKGFSQSSGLYTHQKVHSDERPYSCTFCSRTFKIKGDRDVHVRKHSGDRPYTCDYCGKSFMTQHVYSQHRKIHTGERPYKCDVCGIAFRRSHVLTVHKRIHTGEKPNICDICGKRYRQKGDMLKHRRIQHGIVKVKVQKVEF
- the LOC142325225 gene encoding uncharacterized protein LOC142325225 isoform X3, producing the protein MRLVLKNPSGETVTLTIDNEETFLELKGRVKQEVGIALDLQDLTIKGKTITDDQKVVDYFTSQDTTEESNVNEENNKINEDVKCAVPGCFNTKVNCPDKAFFSFPLEEVRCHQWALYCQRLSDQSGKHRVTLNVNSTICADHFRKDQFVKNTTTLLKRTAVPCIKPELPVSNESNNGRRKSLSTSLSSPSVSVKNDRIFDDNFFSGLTNVSAGILCRLCASTSSDMLLIYDEVGMKYSISEKINVCLPVTVRNTDPLPKQICRSCYDKLNIVNDMVEMCVKAENKLKELVKDKHFRSHELPALKTHDSTDETADSISGTNNSEQTGDGNDDNTSLIHEISNGNTSCYCCPLCSSGKMITKSGIYKTSNLNPSCNNKNPSQQDNEEQNDDGENSGEEIFSVEDVTESKNLWNGQEFGLKIPDLDMDSLYPDCIVGMDLDPIQEEPWDNEVKVKSEEPSSNKTDISCRLCGMDFTNIAAVLEHSHTHADAECFPCSFCDRYYPTRADLETHFQEHKIMKKKFVSASSDTPLQYFQCETCGAAFKSAFKFQSHNCSNNVNSSNRCSHCNKSFRSEARLKFHERFHQGAKPGYCDLCQKTFPDEVKLYKHTVYLHSQSKGHCCEECGKVFRSVSSLRYHQRSHQGEDVMKPYSCEQCGKCFIRKSMLRNHMLATHKNLSQEGTCFTCKICLEAFPSTDHAVSHMDIHHMSQCTGETTYSFEMHHVSRLYICEYCERCFTDPMQLSTHRDQHAPDLPYQCKLCSMSFTNYSQLDEHKPIHNTDDNTIQDYAQDFTIPAVYMCEYCERCFLNYIKLSEHLTVHYGENPYQCRFCDLRFKTFSEVSEHRVTHDQYVAPIDDFDYYRPYECHYCRKAFAIEDALVKHIRMHTGEKPFICDQCGKGFSQSSGLYTHQKVHSDERPYSCTFCSRTFKIKGDRDVHVRKHSGDRPYTCDYCGKSFMTQHVYSQHRKIHTGERPYKCDVCGIAFRRSHVLTVHKRIHTGEKPNICDICGKRYRQKGDMLKHRRIQHGIVKVKVQKVEF
- the LOC142325225 gene encoding uncharacterized protein LOC142325225 isoform X1 — its product is MELESETMRLVLKNPSGETVTLTIDNEETFLELKGRVKQEVGIALDLQDLTIKGKTITDDQKVVDYFTSQDTTEESNVNEENNKINEDVKCAVPGCFNTKVNCPDKAFFSFPLEEVRCHQWALYCQRLSDQSGKHRVTLNVNSTICADHFRKDQFVKNTTTLLKRTAVPCIKPELPVSNESNNGRRKSLSTSLSSPSVSVKNDRIFDDNFFSGLTNVSAGILCRLCASTSSDMLLIYDEVGMKYSISEKINVCLPVTVRNTDPLPKQICRSCYDKLNIVNDMVEMCVKAENKLKELVKDKHFRSHELPALKTHDSTDETADSISGTNNSEQTGDGNDDNTSLIHEISNGNTSCYCCPLCSSGKMITKSGIYKTSNLNPSCNNKNPSQQDNEEQNDDGENSGEEIFSVEDVTESKNLWNGQEFGLKIPDLDMDSLYPDCIVGMDLDPIQEEPWDNEVKVKSEEPSSNKTDISCRLCGMDFTNIAAVLEHSHTHADAECFPCSFCDRYYPTRADLETHFQEHKIMKKKFVSASSDTPLQYFQCETCGAAFKSAFKFQSHNCSNNVNSSNRCSHCNKSFRSEARLKFHERFHQGAKPGYCDLCQKTFPDEVKLYKHTVYLHSQSKGHCCEECGKVFRSVSSLRYHQRSHQGEDVMKPYSCEQCGKCFIRKSMLRNHMLATHKNLSQEGTCFTCKICLEAFPSTDHAVSHMDIHHMSQCTGETTYSFEMHHVSRLYICEYCERCFTDPMQLSTHRDQHAPDLPYQCKLCSMSFTNYSQLDEHKPIHNTDDNTIQDYAQDFTIPAVYMCEYCERCFLNYIKLSEHLTVHYGENPYQCRFCDLRFKTFSEVSEHRVTHDQYVAPIDDFDYYRPYECHYCRKAFAIEDALVKHIRMHTGEKPFICDQCGKGFSQSSGLYTHQKVHSDERPYSCTFCSRTFKIKGDRDVHVRKHSGDRPYTCDYCGKSFMTQHVYSQHRKIHTGERPYKCDVCGIAFRRSHVLTVHKRIHTGEKPNICDICGKRYRQKGDMLKHRRIQHGIVKVKVQKVEF